ttcttatatgcacgcgatgcgtgcaaatttctataaaaactaaaaattgtGTTTTCATAACTCATTACAACAAATAATAGGCAAGAAAAATGGTTCACACAGTTAATTtaaagagaaataatggactcATGGTCTTACATTAGGAAGAAAATGAACATATAAAATAGtgtgttttactttttattttgctCGCAATTATTTATCTAACAACATGCACTCCTCCATCCAATGGATTTGTAGCACATAATTAACATTAGTTTTCGTCCATTATAAAATATAAAGCTACACATATTATTTCATCAAttgtattataaaaaaaattatattagaTATtgttcactagtggaaaaaggcttatttgcatccccgcatttgccacgccattctgaacatgtgacgcaaatgacaaattttagcataaaatttagtcatttgcgtcgcagctttgttaaactgcgacgcaaatgactctaggatgccccccaaagtcatttgcgtcgcagattagtaaaactgcgacgcaattaactcaatcaagtgcgtcgcagatttactaatctgcgacgcaaatgactctggggggcatcctagagtcatttgcgtcgcagtttaacaaagctgcgacgcaaatgtgttttgatttttttttttttcgaattcgcgCTCAGCTTAATTGCTTAGGAATTCTGACTTAGGTTAATATTGCTCGACAAACACTAGCTGCTTCCCTCCCAAACGAAACCAACACCAACACTAGCTGCTTTGTTCTCACCGGCGGCTTCACCCTGTTCACTGTCGTCGTTGCCTTCGCCGCCTTCCGTCGTTGCCGCGCcgttcctttgctgcttcactGCTTCGCCACTTCACTACTTCACTGATTCCTGCCCTTCTTCCTTTTTAGAGTCGCCGCCCACGGCCAAGGAAGTAATCCACGGCACGGCAGCCGCCCACGCCGCCGCCCACTCAGCCGCCCTTGTTCATTGTCGTCTCTCCTCTCTTAGGTATTGAATTTTAGTTttgatatttattgaattttaattgtgcattttaattttaattgtggacattataattgaattttaattatgcattataattgaattttaatggttgatattatttgttgaattttaattgggtacattttacccttaaatgtggaataatagattagtacgaggctttagGATAGTGGTGGTTGTTCAAAGGATGATGGATGGTTACACCTGATACTTCTTTATTCAGGGAATTTCCATACTCCTTGAATTCTTATGCAACTGGTCTCTATATTATGCTCATGGAGCTGGATATTATGTCATCCATGTTTGCACTCCCAAACTACCTCCCAACCCGGAAAAAAAACATCTTATTTGGATTTAAGTGTCTGCTAAGTTCCTGTGTACCATCTAATTGCTGGTTGTTAGTATCTGAAGGTTATTTCAGGAGCTTGGTTGTGCTTTCTTTGTTGCTTAATCTTTAAAGAACAGTCTGTTTTTGGGTGGGTTTGTGGACCAAAATTTTGCATATTCAAATTCATTCCCCAGCATTtgtacagaactgatcagaactgaccagttctatgcactgatctgcacagctcagatcagaactgtgcagatcagtgcacagaactggtcagaactgatcagttctgtgcactgatctgcatagttctgatctgagctgtgcagatcagtgcacaaaactggtcagctctgatcagttctgtgcactgatctgcacagctcagattagaactgtgcagatcagtgcacagaactggtcagttctgatcagttctgtgcactgatctgcacagttctgatctgcacagttctgatctgagctgtgcagatcagtgcacagaactggtcagctctgatcagttctgtgcactgatctgcacagttctgatctgagctgtgcagatcagtgcacagaactgatcagttctgacaagttctgtgcactgatctgcacagttatgatctgagctgtgcagatcagtgcacagaactggtcagctctgatcagttctgtgcactgatctgcacagttctgatctgcacagttctgatctgagctgtgcagatcagtgcacagaactgatcagttctttatttttattttaaaatcctgcttttgaaggtatgtaattttgatgattttccaatgcagtagcgtcaggcatggatgaagatcaacacgcaaattcaggtccttctaacaaatcaccaaatcaagtgccccaaaagcaaaaaaagaagccaagaggccctacaaaaggaataaaatccatgcccggggttccaagaaaaattgaatgggatcacttggaccgacccacagggaaatgggcaacggattacaagaatcacattggcgagataagtcgcgcaaaggtttcaatattgatcagaacctgggaagatgtttcacaaggaataaaagacactttgtgggaagacgtcaaggtaaccggttttattttggaaattcagttgtacatatctacgtgtctttttcatgtgctaaaagactttcttgttccttttctttttctttcatttagagagaatttcatatcatagatgaaactaagaaagaagttgtcttaaagagttgtgataagcgttggagggaattcaaatcaagattgACGACTGGTTGGATTCGGGGTACAAGGAAAAggccaaaagatgaaaagatgccatatgatttgtatagttatataactaaggatatatggaaggaatttgtgaagatacgtacctccgaagaagctgaggtataaaaattattcttatttaaagtcttgttataatctaagttttattttgttgtaataatttcttttacccccctaaaattaggaaataagtgagaaagcaagacaaagtcaatctttcaacatatatcctcatcatatgggacataaatcatatgctgaaatgacaagtgaatggcagagaaaagggtacattccctcagtttcttcgtcatctgaaggttcctctgcgtctacaatttcttcaagtttgccgagtaggacatgtttatggcttcttgcaagatcggtaccagatgagaaaggaaatccttacttgccggatgagggcacacaaaaggtcaaagaaaatattgtaagttcatttaacaattttgcgtaatgttgtgattcctctaatttcatatatgttcttaaatatgaaaccaagtgttgaacttttctcaaaaccatttgatttcatgtaggatgaatggaaaaggaaacaagatgaaggggaatttgttcccaaaagtgcacgagatgatgtcttatctcgtgcacttggtaagactaaagaagggagaccactaacatttggtggtggagtaggcatcaaagctgtgtgggggaccggagagcggcgtagctttcgacggtatggagatgcggagatggaggaaatggaagcaagagtgaccaaaagggtcaaagatgagacaatacaagagatgaactccaagatggatgccatggtcatggagaaatttatcacatttgctaaagaacttggtgtccaaataccaagccatatgaggatagacgcaaatgttcatagtagttgtcgttccgggggtttagatccatttgccgacattacggtatgataatttgtgtttttcaagtactttgtttctagttaattctattgaacttttctaacatgttacattgtatttgcgttattgttcaaaataaataataaggaacctgtcccgtgccatctatacctgaacataggctcggagaaagtctttgttgcctatggtaccatatgtccagagttgctccttgatcaccacaacgacgtcacgtccgataacgtgaaagtgagcgttgatgattttgatcccgcgtacaaagaagctcccgtccccgtgccttctcaatatattaagaaacttgctcaagctcatggtaccttcactcagtggccaaaacatttggtgtcgcttacgaatgaggaggtaactaacatatgcatgataatttgaagtagaactattataccatgtatgctcactaatatgtatatcgttatttgaaaatcatacctcaggtaaacaagcctacaagtaaagagcctaaagggaaagggaacaaagggaaagagatagtggttgggggaagtggaacaaaagcgtccaacactaaatcaaaaacctatttccttgaaaattataaagtgcaaaatttgagtggtaagtgcaatgtgatgaaaactatgatgttgggattaaaagaaggggagcacgttaaggtacattgcactaaaaggacattcaatatggaaaaggactttgaaattagtgtcaccgttgaagacaccgatcaacttctctcgggagcatggctcaatatatcaataatacaagtttttgctacgtgagttacctaaattcatattttgcccctaaatttgatttttatgattgtcttaacgttcttacactctatattatagggctttgagtgagttgtgttttcacgatgattgtcaccccaatagtattggattcatgtgcccggagatgatctcggccaccatgttaaagtccgatgcagatcgaattctattgtacatgacgaggtccatgagtgcacttagttctaagacattcatcttatgtccatactacgaaaagtatgaaaattactttgaacttcgtttttaattgattgttataaatttaacttttttttttctaactacatacgtttattgtttgtatgtaggagtcactggatgcttttagttctttgcttgtctaaacgtgaggtctacatatttgattctcaacagaagaagagaaatttgatgattaaggagccactaaacaagtaagtaaagtatgcatatgaaaatgccatttttgccaaaatttttgccttaggttctttagttcaaagttgggttcgaaaacatcatttttgcctaaaaatgacctaggacgacccaattagccttaaatgtgaaataatagattgtaaagggacttagaaagttataactatgcatatgagacgtgtaataagtttgaaaacattccttaggttctttggttcaaagttgggttcgaaaacatcatttttgcctaaaaatgacctaggacgacccaattagccttaaatgtgaaataatagattgtaaagggacttagaaagttataactatgcatatgagacgtgtaataagtttgaaaacattccttaggttcttttgttcaaagttgggttcgaaaacatcatttttgcctaaaaatgacctaggacgacccaaatagccttaaatgtgaaataatagattgtaaagggccttagaaagttataactatgcatatgagacgtgtaataagtttgaaaacattccttaggttctttggttcaaagttgggttcgaaaacatcatttttgcctaaaaatgacctaggacgacccaaatagccttaaatgtgaaataatagattgtaaagggccttacaaagttataactatgcatatgagacgtgtaataagtttgaaaacattccttaggttctttggttcaaagttgggttcgaaaacatcatttttgcctaaaaatgacctaggacgacccaaatagccttaaatgtgaaataatagattgtaaagggccttagaaagttataactatgcatatgagacgtgtaataagtttgaaaacattccttaggttctttggttcaaagttgggttcgaaaacatcatttttgcctaaaaatgacctaggacgacccaaatagccttaaatgtgaaataatagattgtaaagggacttaggaagttataactatgcatatgagacgtgtaataagtttgaaaatattccttaggttctttggttcaaagttgggttcgaaaacatcatttttgcctaaaaatgacctaggacgacccaattagccttaaatgtgaaataatagattgtaaagggacttaggaagttataactatgcatatgagacgtgtaataagtttgaaaacattccttaggttctttggttcaaagttgggttcgaaaacatcatttttgcctaaaaatgacctagaacgtacgacccaattagccttaaatgtgactactacgtatataattgcatttacatgtgtaaacaaagtatataattgcacttacatgtaaaatattctttgcatttacatgtgtaaacaaagtatatataattgcatattttatcgaatgtgtagtgcttttcggagttacaagagactaggtggacaatctaagggaactaaattaacatggattccagcacaggtatatatatatataattagtttattatttacctaagaaataagtttttcaaaattataacatacaatgtgatagaaattttacttgtgttatttattttaatgcatttagtgtgctcaacaaccgggatcactagattgtggctactacgtcatgcgttttatgtacgacataataatgaatcatggtaatagtcaagatcttactaaggtatgttctcataaactacgtactttatataataaattgaagtacacaaaactattatattgatcaatcgttgataaattgaattatttacacttttttaggatttttcaagaacattgccttattcagcggaggagattaatgaggtgaaagatttttgggcagattacttcatgaacaatgtcgaatttttagcttaatttgtaatatgaacttgatctctagctagctacatacctttgttgtaataattttatgtttgttgtaacatgttggttgatcgatctatgacgaatttaattgccttttattgggaacgttaattacgttgtaaacttttgtgacaggtattaattataaatgtattcccggtattgggaatgaaccgtctaatttcaaagacgatcatgtcggaatttccaactaaaatattaaaaaacgaatattttttttttaaaaaataagtcatttgcaacgcacgttagctcaatgtgcgaggcaaatgacttaattttttggcgctaaaattgttatttgcgtcgcacattaagctattgtgcgtggcaaatgactttttttttttgcgcctaAAAGTcctttgcgtcgcacatttatctaatgtgcgttgcaaataacttttcaacatggtgcctgaaaagtcatttgcaacgcacattagctaaatgtgcgacgcaaatgaaccttatttgcgtcgcacatttagctaatgtgcgttgcaaatgacttttcaggcatcatgttgaaaagttatttgcgtcacacgtttgctaattgtgcgacgcaaataaggttatttgcatcgcacaaatgtgcgacgcaaatgacttttagtcatttgcgtcgagagcttttgccacgcacgatgtgcgacgcaaatatgcttaaaagtgcgatgcaaatgaccctttttccactagtggttataaccttattaatattatttcatCAAATTACATAACCAACATTTCCTATAAAAATATCTATTCTAAAAT
This genomic stretch from Spinacia oleracea cultivar Varoflay chromosome 3, BTI_SOV_V1, whole genome shotgun sequence harbors:
- the LOC130469141 gene encoding ubiquitin-like-specific protease 1; the protein is MKTMMLGLKEGEHVKVHCTKRTFNMEKDFEISVTVEDTDQLLSGAWLNISIIQVFATALSELCFHDDCHPNSIGFMCPEMISATMLKSDADRILLYMTRSMSALSSKTFILCPYYEKSHWMLLVLCLSKREVYIFDSQQKKRNLMIKEPLNNAFRSYKRLGGQSKGTKLTWIPAQCAQQPGSLDCGYYVMRFMYDIIMNHGNSQDLTKDFSRTLPYSAEEINEVKDFWADYFMNNVEFLA